One region of Ornithinibacter aureus genomic DNA includes:
- a CDS encoding type II toxin-antitoxin system RelE/ParE family toxin produces MAIQSFADANTEKVWRRKHVARLGTDIQRAAQKKLRLLNAAGTLGDLRVPPGNRLEKLTGSRAGQHSIRVNDQFRICFTWTAGGPTDVEIVDYH; encoded by the coding sequence GTGGCCATCCAGTCCTTCGCCGATGCGAACACAGAGAAGGTCTGGCGCCGCAAACACGTCGCCCGGCTTGGCACCGACATCCAACGGGCCGCGCAGAAGAAGCTTCGGCTCCTCAACGCGGCCGGCACGTTGGGCGATCTGCGCGTTCCGCCGGGCAACCGCCTGGAGAAGCTGACCGGAAGCCGAGCCGGTCAGCACTCGATCCGAGTCAACGACCAGTTCCGCATCTGCTTCACCTGGACCGCGGGCGGGCCAACCGACGTCGAGATCGTCGACTACCACTAG
- a CDS encoding HigA family addiction module antitoxin yields the protein MTKAHDPITPGEILRTEFLEPLEISQYRLAQATGLSQTRIGEIVRGRRRITTETGLRLSRALGTSERFWINIQADYDIEVEHDTHEDDLNRIESLVS from the coding sequence ATGACCAAGGCACACGACCCGATCACGCCGGGAGAGATCCTGCGCACCGAGTTCCTCGAGCCGCTGGAGATCAGCCAGTACCGGCTGGCGCAGGCAACCGGCCTGAGTCAGACCCGCATCGGGGAGATCGTCCGCGGCAGGCGACGTATCACCACGGAAACCGGCCTGCGACTCTCCCGCGCGCTTGGGACCAGCGAGCGCTTCTGGATCAACATCCAGGCCGACTACGACATCGAAGTCGAACACGACACCCACGAGGATGACCTGAACCGCATCGAGAGTCTGGTCAGTTAG